The Panthera uncia isolate 11264 chromosome C2, Puncia_PCG_1.0, whole genome shotgun sequence genome contains a region encoding:
- the TMEM45A gene encoding transmembrane protein 45A isoform X1, whose protein sequence is MGSFRGHALPGTFFITMGIWWTIKCTLKYACKKHKRTSYLGSKALFHRIDIVEGITIICMALTGMLGEQFVTEGPHLALYNYKEGQWVQLLSWHHSTMYFFFGLVGVANILRFIINSFPISLIKLLLSNALFVEAFILYNHTHGREMLDIFVHQLLVLAVFVAALIGFLEFFVRNNVIVELLQMTFILLQGSWFWQIGFVLYPPSGGPAWDSMDHDNIMFLSICFCWHYTLHIVIVGVIYAFVTWLTSGPHPLRGWAASKNKGDIQGASLAHVSSLPWPKEDYCLFLFQKASDPSYPLTTF, encoded by the exons ATGGGGAGTTTCAGAGGTCATGCCCTCCCTGGAACCTTCTTCATTACCATGGGTATTTGGTGGACCATAAAGTGCACTCTGAAGTATGCCTGCAAAAAGCACAAACGGACTTCCTACCTTGGTTCCAAAGCATTATTCCATCGAATAGATATTGTGGAGGGAATTACAATAATTTGCATGGCTTTAACTG GCATGCTTGGAGAGCAGTTTGTGACTGAAGGGCCCCACTTGGCTTTATATAACTATAAAGAGGGCCAGTGGGTCCAACTCCTGAGCTGGCATCATTCCACCATGTATTTCTTCTTCGGGCTGGTGGGCGTGGCAAACATCTTAAGGTTTATCATCAATTCGTTTCCCATTTCCTTAATCAAATTGCTGTTGTCGAATGCCTTATTTGTTGAGG CTTTTATCTTGTACAACCACACTCATGGCCGGGAAATGCTGGACATCTTTGTGCACCAGCTGCTGGTCTTGGCTGTCTTTGTGGCAGCCCTGATAGGCTTCTTGGAGTTCTTTGTAAGGAACAATGTCATTGTGGAGCTTCTTCAGATGACCTTTATCCTGCTTCAGGGAAGCTGGTTCTGGCAG attGGTTTTGTCCTTTATCCCCCTAGTGGAGGTCCTGCATGGGATTCAATGGATCATGACAACATTATGTTTCTCAGCATATGCTTTTGTTGGCATTACACATTACACATTGTCATTGTTGGAGTGATTTATGCCTTTGTTACTTG GCTGACATCTGGGCCTCATCCCCTTAGGGGCTGGGCAGCCTCCAAGAATAAAGGCGACATTCAAGGAGCCTCTCTAGCTCATGTCAGCTCTCTTCCATGGCCAAAAGAAGACTACTGTCTCTTCCTGTTTCAAAAGGCTTCAGACCCCTCTTATCCACTTACAACTTTCTAG
- the TMEM45A gene encoding transmembrane protein 45A isoform X2, with amino-acid sequence MLNQLSHPDMGSFRGHALPGTFFITMGIWWTIKCTLKYACKKHKRTSYLGSKALFHRIDIVEGITIICMALTGMLGEQFVTEGPHLALYNYKEGQWVQLLSWHHSTMYFFFGLVGVANILRFIINSFPISLIKLLLSNALFVEAFILYNHTHGREMLDIFVHQLLVLAVFVAALIGFLEFFVRNNVIVELLQMTFILLQGSWFWQIGFVLYPPSGGPAWDSMDHDNIMFLSICFCWHYTLHIVIVGVIYAFVTWLVKSRLKRFCSSEVGLLKNTEREQESEEEM; translated from the exons ACATGGGGAGTTTCAGAGGTCATGCCCTCCCTGGAACCTTCTTCATTACCATGGGTATTTGGTGGACCATAAAGTGCACTCTGAAGTATGCCTGCAAAAAGCACAAACGGACTTCCTACCTTGGTTCCAAAGCATTATTCCATCGAATAGATATTGTGGAGGGAATTACAATAATTTGCATGGCTTTAACTG GCATGCTTGGAGAGCAGTTTGTGACTGAAGGGCCCCACTTGGCTTTATATAACTATAAAGAGGGCCAGTGGGTCCAACTCCTGAGCTGGCATCATTCCACCATGTATTTCTTCTTCGGGCTGGTGGGCGTGGCAAACATCTTAAGGTTTATCATCAATTCGTTTCCCATTTCCTTAATCAAATTGCTGTTGTCGAATGCCTTATTTGTTGAGG CTTTTATCTTGTACAACCACACTCATGGCCGGGAAATGCTGGACATCTTTGTGCACCAGCTGCTGGTCTTGGCTGTCTTTGTGGCAGCCCTGATAGGCTTCTTGGAGTTCTTTGTAAGGAACAATGTCATTGTGGAGCTTCTTCAGATGACCTTTATCCTGCTTCAGGGAAGCTGGTTCTGGCAG attGGTTTTGTCCTTTATCCCCCTAGTGGAGGTCCTGCATGGGATTCAATGGATCATGACAACATTATGTTTCTCAGCATATGCTTTTGTTGGCATTACACATTACACATTGTCATTGTTGGAGTGATTTATGCCTTTGTTACTTG GTTGGTTAAATCTCGACTTAAGAGGTTCTGCTCCTCAGAAGTTGGACTCCTGAAAAATACTGAACGAGAACAAGAATCAGAAGAAGAGATGTGA